The following are encoded in a window of Caldalkalibacillus salinus genomic DNA:
- a CDS encoding H-type small acid-soluble spore protein — protein MNIGRAKQIVEAPEEIEVRYQGTPVWIQNLNEGEETARVYTREEPDDEQVVPVGQLVEVRHH, from the coding sequence ATGAATATTGGACGAGCCAAACAAATCGTTGAGGCCCCTGAAGAGATTGAAGTACGCTACCAAGGTACCCCTGTCTGGATTCAAAACCTTAATGAAGGAGAAGAAACAGCGAGAGTATACACCAGAGAGGAGCCAGATGACGAACAAGTCGTTCCAGTGGGTCAGCTAGTGGAAGTGCGCCATCACTAA